Proteins from a single region of Centropristis striata isolate RG_2023a ecotype Rhode Island chromosome 9, C.striata_1.0, whole genome shotgun sequence:
- the uts2d gene encoding urotensin 2 domain containing: protein MDRVTVVNYCLGLLGLLLLQGVLNVEGRSIFNPGNHIFNPKEDTDAQSKILSLLLHKSLVPVEKDDPLGLELTNKLAQLEELRALREDLELEREITANLAEGKSITRKRGEPCFWKYCV, encoded by the exons ATGGATAGGGTTACAGTCGTCAACTACTGCTTAGGACTCCTGGGTTTGTTACTGCTGCAGGGAGTGCTAAATGTGGAAGGACGGAGCATATTTAACCCTG GGAACCACatttttaatccaaaagaagacacagatgCCCAGAGCAAGATTCTATCACTGTTACTACACAAGAGCTTAGTTCCTGTTGAAAAGGATGATCCTCTAG GTCTGGAGCTGACCAACAAATTAGCTCAATTAGAGGAG CTGCGGGCGCTGAGGGAGGACCTGGAGCTGGAGAGGGAGATCACAGCCAATTTGGCAGAAGGCAAATCCATAACTAGGAAGAGGGGTGAAC CTTGCTTTTGGAAGTACTGCGTCTGA